Genomic DNA from Salvia miltiorrhiza cultivar Shanhuang (shh) chromosome 1, IMPLAD_Smil_shh, whole genome shotgun sequence:
tTCCTACTGTCCATCAAAGATGTAGAAAACTATTGAACtcataaattttcattaaaaaaatcctTCTGGGAATTGGGAGTCCATATGATGTAAATGCACTTTACCTTGAAGGCAGAAAAATTGGCAGAAATTTGATCCAAGGCATTAGCACTTTGCTCAAGAAGCTGTCCAGTGACTCCACCAATAGCTGAAATTAACCAAATTAACTGTATTGAGATATACTACTCAAAAACAGTACTGAGATACAAATCGAACAAAGCATTCAGAAGCAATGGGCATGTAGAAGTAAAATGGCCATCAGATACAGTCCACACTTATAGAAAGGATCACAAAATCTTAAACAGAAAACTTGAGCACAATGTATCTCTTACATTAAGGGGTGAGAATAGTACATCTGAGAATAAGATCTGCTAGATAGCTACTGACATACTTTAAACTCATGAGCAGCTTGACAACCCTATTTTAATAGCTGCTTGAAAGAGTTCTTAATTGTAATAAAGAAAGATGCATTTCAAGAAAGAGAAACAAACGGAGACAAAACATCCAGCAATAAACAAGCGCCACTCTTTTGCAACTCTATAGTACAAGACATTTGTTTTCTAGCTAAGTTCAAATATTCTAACACACTGTGGCACATATCTATGACAAGTTAAGACATTATCTTTAGATGATACTCAAACAATCTATACTTTAGAAACTATAAAATTGAATACAAAAGCTAATTAAATCAATGGCGTCATTCTGTAGATTCAAACACTTCTTGCACTACTGAAGAATAGTTGAAAGCACTTTCCTTAATATCTTGTATGATCTAGGCAAGAGTGGCATGTCTATGTACACCTGACATGCATCAGGTAGAATTAGCACTTAAGAGTCTCAAAAACATGTAAAAGCTATTTACCTCCAAATTTCCCTGTAAGCAAGTACTTCTAGACCAAGAAGTTGGAGATCCTATTAAATTGTCTTTGAAACATTCAAATTCCAAGGGTGATGATACAGCAGGTGAGGGTTGTGAAAAATCTAGCATATATTCAAGGTTTATCAAGAGGAGGGTagtaaatatttcaaaaatgcaaATTTGTGAAAATATAGAAACTAACTTCAAACAAAAAGTAAGGTAATATCCAAGTGACACCCCAGAAAAACTGTCTGAATTCCAATGAATACATCCAATGTTAGAGTAAGGACAAACCTTTATATGAAATTCCATCATCACTTTCCATCAACATTGGCTGAACATATGGAGGGCCATTTGAGCGGTTTGCTACTTGAGAAGATTTTGGCAATGAATCTATTGCTTTTTCCTGGAACATCATATCGCGATAAATGTTTGACATTAGATGAACTCAACATATTCCGACAAGAAAAACGAACTAGAACTTGTTTGGCCACATTTAACTCTGACGCTGGACTAGTTGCAACCAATGTtttaaaaaacgaaaaaaaacgCCGCTTAAACGCCGTTTCAAAGCGGTTCGGCAGAATCCCGTTCCTCAAGCGCCGTTTATCCCCCTCCCCCCTGAACGTGCGCCTCCATCTCGCCGAGGCAGTCCGAGGCGGTGAGGCGGCGCCTCACACCGCGAGGCGTGCGCCTCTACACTTTGTCAAATTTATGAGTTTTCTTACCTAATTGAGTATGTATGGGCTGCGAAAATTCATGGGCTTCATGAAATTTAGCCCTAAATTGAATGGGCTTTTACAATTTaggagtaattagtattttaattagagaaaaaagttataaaaataaaaaaaaacctaGGATTCTCTACGCTCACGCACGCATGCACCCACCCAAGCTCTCCATCTCCTCCTCTCCTGTCCTCTCCATCTCTTGGCCTTGCCCTTCGCCATCTCAGATTCTCAGTTGAGGAGCAGACAGACGGCAACAACAGAACAAAGCATATAGCAGCAGTTAAGATTTTAAAGATTTATTAGTAGTTAAGATAGCAGAACAAAGACTTTCGACTTTAATAGCAGAACTTATTAGTAGTTAAGATAGCAGAACAAAGCTGAGAGCAGCAGTTAAGATTTTCgactttaatttaagatttaaaaAACTTATTAGTAGTTAAGAACTTTTGTGTTTTGGAATAATTGTTATGTTTTTAAGTGTTTTGGAATATTTGCTATGTTTTTATGTGTTTTATGATATTAGGTATGATTTATGTGTGTGTATGAattccgttttttttttttccgccTCACCCCGTTTCGAAACTTACGCCTCGTGAGGCAGACGAAAAACGTTTCGCCTCACAAAACGTACTTTAAAACATTGGTTGCAACATATATTGTTCATGGTCACATACCTTCCAAAATCCTGTCTCTAGAACAAGAAATAATATCTAGCTAGAAACACCAGAATATTAATTCTAAGAATTAAACAGTATTACTATGTGGAAAATGAGATTCGAGTAATAAACCCACAACCTTATGTTGATTAATTTGACTACAAAACTAAGAAGCATTAAAACATCAGTAATGCTTCAACATGATGGACAATAATCTCATCTTGAAACATTGACCAACTTAAGATCATTTTTTATCAAACCTAAAACTGTTTTGAGTCCATGTGCTACCCATAGGCCATAGCTATATAAACACACAACATTCTGGCATTCTGTATATAGTGAATCAGAGTAGCTCAAACTCAGGAATTACATATCTCCTGTCCATTATAACTTTCTTATTTGGTCAGCTCAACTTTTTGAAATAAAACGATTCATTCAGAAGCAACACTTGAGAAAGACAATAAATCACTAATTTCCAAGTTACAAAGCTGCTGGTTAATGGTGCTTACGAAATGGCCAAAAGAGCACCATATTGCAGGACAGATAAGACAGTGGAAAGAAGATTCTATAATAAGACAGCATTCATGTTTGATATTAACACAAATGAGGATTATGGTTAACAAACTACTGCACGTACCTTTTTGTCTTTACTTTTTCTCGAATTGTTATCATCTTTTCTTCTCTTgccattttcctttttctgaAAAAAGTGAGCCATTCAAGTCAATAAAAATTGGAATTTGGTGAAAGCTACTTGCTAATTAGAATACAGGATCTTGTTGGTTATGTAGCATCCACTATCCATATACACAAATATACAACCAAGAGGGTGTCTCTGAAAATGGGCAATGAGTCCTACAACTGGCATACCCCATTGGAAGTAGCATGTACTATAGGGAATCATGTTTCCATAATCCAAACTGCCAAATCTACAATggattaaaattttgaagttcTAAAATATTCATTCTAATCTCCTTAGTTTTATAGTTCAAATGCATTCTGTAGTCTGTTACATCTTCATAATCCAATGCCACTACTGAAGGGGACAACTTTTTCAACCACAACAGAAACATTTAAATCAACATCCACTAAATCCAAATTATTGTCCTATTTTTCAATAACTTAATAGTCAGTTTTTAAAATGGTCAAGTTAAACAATATTCTTTCACCATCTCAAATTTCAAGGGAAGCCAGAATTAAACATTAAAGTCTTCGGATTTACCTCAATGATTGCATTAAGAAGTTAAAActcaaaatcaattaaaataacaatGAATGTGACTACTATTCTGGTGTTACAGAATTTTATCAGTGTTcttattaacaaaaaaaaagtcaatataaataattaagtaaacttaatgtcaaaaatgaatttaattttgatgcttcacaacaaaattaagaaatgtacATGCATGCTAAACCCAAATATACAAGCTCACATTCATCCATCTGCAACGCAATGCAACATCACGGACTGTTTTATCTTTTAATGCCTGAGCAATTTTAGCATACCGAATAATGTTGGTTTCAGAGGCATATCTGCAGAAGGGATGACTCATTATCAACAAGGTGCAATATAAAGCTAGATCCAAAGGACCagaaaacaaattaaatcaactaataaaaataggCCAAGAAAAAATCAATTCAGAAAATGAACAGAAACAGTGGCAAAAGAGGTCCAATAAATGAACATGGAGTAAGAGGTAGaaactaatattttaaaaatcagaATTCCAACTCAAAcctaatataaattaaaaacatcAAAATGAGAAGTTCAAAACCTAGGTCCAAACCACTTCATCAATTTTACCAAATTAGCTTATTTTGGGTTTCAGAGTTGAGTCGTAAGGTGAATATTTTAACTACACACAACTTATTTTGTAAAGTTGAAGAGGggaataatttaatttgaagcCTATAATCAAAATGCATTGTTTAAATGAATATCACTCTCAATTTTTGCTAGAACAAAATAACTCCGAAAATTTGCATGCAGTATTGTGGTACAAACAACCAAGCGATCAAGGTAATCAGAACCAGTAAACATTGAGTTAACTTTCTATAGCTTGAGCTTTTGTGTGTCAATTTGTCTGGATATTAGTAAGTTAAAGTTCAAATGAATTTAAGTAGATTCACATTCTCACACAACTTCTATCATTCTTAACTAAGCAAGGAAGTCCAAATCTTCCATACCAGATAGTAGATGTTTAAAATCAGTTTGTGATTACCTGGCTGAAATAACTTTTCAGCCCTAAAAATATAAACAAGACTCTGATATAATTGAAGGTAGCTGCCACAAATTGGCATAAGATCAAGAGAAATTTTGAGATAAACTGAACTACAGGAGGCCTAGCTTGAAATTCTTAAGAAACTACAATTATGGCGCAAATTCCGTGTAGATACACGAGCTTCACGTCCCTATTTTATTGATATGCGCATGCATCCCTGCCTATCTCCACAATTCCACAAAAAAGCACAACAGCAAACTGCAGAAATCCGTAACAACTTAATTAAACAGGACTAGAATAATAAAATTAGGCTAACTTGGTAAGCAAATCTTCTAGCGTCGATTGTTCCTCAGGCGTCCAATCAAGCGATAGGCCCGGGTTATGGCGGAGTGCGGTTTGAGCTGTCCCCGGCAAGGACACGCCGCTGCCGCTGGTATTCTCCGGCACGCTGCCGTTGCTGTTgccgttattattattattgttaccATTTCTATGAACGCCTGAAGGGTTAGCACTCGCAGCCATCGACGACACGGGCGAAATCTACACTTGTAATAATTCTATAACAGCTGGATTTCCAACTCAATTGCAGAATATTTGGGAATTTAATGAGCTGAGGAAGAGATTCGGTGGCCAATTTGGGCAGATTCAAGCTGAATTCTAGGGTTAGACAAAGGAATTGAGGATTGGTGTATGGCAATCAGTACATCAGAACGGTATTCAGTTGAGGAAGACAAAAGATGTACGGAACAGGGGTTTAAGCTGATATTTTTACCTCTTCTGTCTTCTTCCTCaaatatgaataaaatattGCGACCTTAACTTTGCCATACTTTCTGTTTCTAAAATAAACTTTGCCATACTTTCACGAAATTCTTTTGATGACTtctgctattttttttttcttattttataaatcacacgattaaataaaaaaatttaaatacaatacaaCTATGGATTGGAACTCTCTAACCCAAGCTTTAGGCATTTATAAAAACTTGAGTATAATTGGGTGTATCGTACAATTGAGATGATTCGCACTCAAATCCTGATCCGTATACTGATTCGAACCCGCATTCTAACCCAGAtcgtataaatgacattatttggttatataaatgacactgcctacaattgacactattcagttatataaatgatactataatatttaaaaatatattagtattattttcgATGTTATAGGGTCATTTAAAATagtatagtgtcatttacaatcttatagtgttaatTACACGtagtatcatttatatttttgaatcgtgtcaattatacatagtatcatttacacacaatgtcatttgtatagcAGTGTTAATTACATGCAGTATCATTTATTTAAccgaataatattatttacacaGTTCGGGTCAGGATATGAGTTCTGATCAGGGTACGGGTCAGGGTCTGAGTACGGATGCAACTcggttgtacggtacatccGGTTGTACTCAAGACCACCTCTTGGACATTAACCATTTACCGCTAgctaaaacttaaaatttaatttgattataaaaaaatcaagaagattTTTTATCGTAAATTGCGTTTGCGTGTGATCAAGAACATATAAAAACATGAATttaatctatctatctattattatatatatagattacaTTTTTTAGAGCCCATAACCAttctctatcctacgtggcgctcTCAAAATTCTCCATTCTCTTTCTTCTAATGtctacattttatttatttttaataataattaaatatatacatattatttgATTCatcattaatttattcaaaaaagttCTCCATCATTAACATCAGTATAATTATTAGGCATCTTGCATTTGGAATGATATAAAATTATGCTCATTACTTAAAACGTTCCTTATATAATGGCATCAAttacttttaatattttatacaatattaattatattataatttaaaacgCATCATGTTCAAGGATTTATGCTCTAATATGTTATTGCTTATTTATACGGATCTATTTATACGGatctataatattatttatttatactttaATAACATaagttatttatatttttcatatttatactataATATTGGCTCTATTTAAGCTTCAACCAAAGCAAATCAAATGCATCATGTTCAAAGTTTCAcaatctattaatatattaagggtgcgttctctttagttgtaaatttatcatgagaaaatgaaggataaacaaaattttaccatttaaatccttcatttcttttcccacatttcctacttaacCCTtgctcattcctcatttacactacaaaggagggataatattacccctccaaaaatggtgtgataatattatccatcatttgtagtgtaaatgagacatgagtaagggtcaagtaggaaatgtgagaaaagaaatgaaggatttaaatggtgaaattttgtttatccttcctttacccatgataaatttacaaccaaagagaacacaccctaaaGAGCTACATATTGGACAGCTCACAATCATTCTCTATTCTACATGACACTCTAGAAtgcttatatttttaattttctaaatCCTTCATTTCATACCTTTTAAATccaaagaaaatataaataaaatacaatcaTAAACGTTATCTTCctcaaattaatttataatagaaAGGCAAATGTTTATGTAATGCAATTAATGGTTGGAGCAAAAGTTATGGCACCatatattattttcaaaaatctatCCTAAATATTAGctaatgaaattttaatatcTTCTTTATAATAAGAAAATCAAATTTGCCTATGTGGCATTCTAGAATTCATACGTTTTGAAATACCACTATTCTTCTttaattcattttcattttttttcataaattacatCTCTTATCCaacattaatttttaatcaaattttaacTTGACTAAAGCCTATATGGAGAGCTCTccactattaattatataaagagCTACATATTGGAGAGTTCTCTATTATTCTCTATTCTACATGACATTATTATAATTTAGTATTTCTTTTATTCCCAATTCTACACTATATGACATTTTACATTTTTTCTTTAATCTTTATTTAAAGTATTAGTTATAGGTATTCAAAAACCCTCAAATGGCCACATAAATATGGTATATCATAATTGTATATTGATTAATAATTTCAATCGAAGTACTAAGTTACAAAAGCAATAATTATGCTAGCTAACCAATTATTTATTCAACATTAGATGTTACAAAATATAGTGCATAATTCTTGACaatcaattaatttatttcctaaattcataaataaaattgcatatattttttagaaatcCACAACCATTGTAAATGTGAaaactctaattaatttaagttatttaattctagttttaaaaaaatgacgagtttacCTCGGTATCAACATTGAGAAAGTTGAAAATTCTAATTGTGTGTTAAGCATAAGATGATTTTTCTAaacattaatatttatatataaaataaattaagtataatAAAATGTgacttaatatatttaaaactaattcaTCTTGATATGTCTACATAAGTCTTGTATTTATTCAACGtagcaaaattattttttgtattaaattaatgacaattattaaaatacgattttatttaagaggaaaaaaaggaaaaacggAAAcagaaaacccttgaaagcacagggacgcagactaagggccgagcctcattaaaaccttcttaCAGAAAACCCCATGGGAAAAACCgtaagaaggaaaaagagtgctcgaAAAGAAAAGCAAACGAAAAGGGAGCTGAAGGGAGGGTttcaggaactccggcctaaccatcgtccccaaaccaacCCGGCTCAAGCAaaccaaaaacaagaaaaccaAAACTGAAGCAAACAGTaggccggttagacgccgttgCCAACTGACTTCAGAAAATCCCAAGGAGCCTAGGGCCGGTGAGACGTCGTCGCCCCAAGCTCCACAGAATAAACGAGCAAAGGGCCGGTGATACGCCGTCGCCCCATACccaactaaaaaagaaaaaatgggaaGCTTATGGCCGGTTATATGTCGTCGCCATAAGGAATTCCAAGAACGCAAAACATAGATGATCCAATAtaggccggttatacgccgtcgcctaTATCGAATCAAAAAAACATTAAGAACAATACAGATGAAGCAAAAAAGAAACTTCTTGAGGAAGCTCAAAATCAACGCTAGCTCCAAAAAATGGAGAATCAGCAGCTTCCCAAAACAGCCACTCCCAAACCGACGCCTTCTCACAGCAGAAGGGGGTAGCAGACCCTGGTGTCCGACCTCTGCTGCTCCTCTCTCAAACTTACCCAAACAAAAGTGATCCCCAAACTCGGACGCCCACCACCTGTTCGCCAAAAAGCAGGATCGCATCTCACCAAAATACAACTTAAAACTTGCATCTAACATGGCTATGTACTGATAAATCACGCACCACAGCCTCCCAAATACAGTCAACTCCAAACGGCCACCATCCTTCCGGGGTGTGAGGACTAGCCATGATATCCGCCGGGACGTTTCCTTCTCTGAAAATGTGAGAAATCCTGTAGTCCATTTTCTCTAAAAGCAAAAGAGCTTGATTCCAAATTGCTTTGAATCTCCATGGAACCCGAGTGGATTTAGAAGAAAGGATATGAACAACATACGACGAATCGGCTTCAAACCAAAGCTTGTTCCAACCCCAATGATTAGCCAACTGGATCGCCGAGATCACGCCAAGCAGCTCGGCTTCAAAAGCGAAGCCCAGCCCTCCCTCCACATGAAAACACCCTCTCACAAAGCCTCGCCAATCACGAAACACGCCACCAGCGCAGATACGGCCCGGAGCTCCTATCGCCGAACCATCAGTGTTCGCTTTCAGCCATAAATTAGCAGGTGGAGACCAATAGACCGAAGTCATCTCTGGAGGCGAGCGAATTCTCGGCCGAACACCCATCTGCCGAATAACAAGATAATCCTTCCATTTATTGTCCATATGCCCCATTTTTGGAAAAGAATTATCTACTTCAATAAAAGTAGCTTTAAGGAAAACCAAGATTTCTTGATGAACAAAAACTTTGTCGTCAAAGTGGCACTTATTTCTTGCAGTCCAAAGAGCCCAGATTAAAGAAATAACTCCCAACTTCTAGAACTTTTTAATTTGCGAACTCAGGTGCACCGACCACGCGAACACTAGCAACTCATTAATACTGTGACAAGCCAAGCCTTCATCCAAACCAAACCAACAAAGTAAGGCACACC
This window encodes:
- the LOC131006504 gene encoding uncharacterized protein LOC131006504 isoform X1, with protein sequence MAASANPSGVHRNGNNNNNNGNSNGSVPENTSGSGVSLPGTAQTALRHNPGLSLDWTPEEQSTLEDLLTKYASETNIIRYAKIAQALKDKTVRDVALRCRWMNKKENGKRRKDDNNSRKSKDKKEKAIDSLPKSSQVANRSNGPPYVQPMLMESDDGISYKAIGGVTGQLLEQSANALDQISANFSAFKIHENIDLFCQARTNILSILNDFNDLPEIMKQMPPLPVKLNEDLANSILPRTSMVNNS
- the LOC131006504 gene encoding uncharacterized protein LOC131006504 isoform X2, whose translation is MAASANPSGVHRNGNNNNNNGNSNGSVPENTSGSGVSLPGTAQTALRHNPGLSLDWTPEEQSTLEDLLTKYASETNIIRYAKIAQALKDKTVRDVALRCRWMNKKENGKRRKDDNNSRKSKDKKEKAIDSLPKSSQVANRSNGPPYVQPMLMESDDGISYKDFSQPSPAVSSPLEFECFKDNLIGSPTSWSRSTCLQGNLEVNSFYMFLRLLSANST